In a genomic window of Streptomyces sp. NBC_01142:
- a CDS encoding CocE/NonD family hydrolase: MRIRTDFPYESVHEDIRIPLPNGTRLYARIWRPLTDEPVPALLEYAPDRLSDGTAPRDWQRHPWYAGHGYASVRVDVRGHGNSEGLPGDAYDATESADGVEVVNWLARQSWCTGRVGMFGISWGGSSALRIAALAPEPLKAVVTVCSTDDRYDNDGHYMGGAVLAAGLHARAAALLARTARPPDPLFVGEAWREMWLTRLEAVGPFIPTWLGHQLRDDYWKQGSVREEYAAIEAAVLAVGGWHDPYRDTVLRLVEHLPPDRVRGLIGPWSHQYPDRGLSPGPTIGFLQETLRWWDHHLKPVTASDSTSHATSDTASGSTSDSTSGAGDVMAEPLLRSWISESHPPATCYAELPGRWVGDTAWPSPHVTLVPYALLGAPVIVDSPQHAGLDAGSCSPVGNDADLPPDQRDEDALSACFDFPVAVDPIEILGRPRVTLRLRMDVPYGQAVARVCDVAPDGSSTLVTRGVLGLSARHGRKRADAWPLGATEEVTFELNGIGHTFPPGHRIRLAVSSAYWPWIWPQAGSAGFTLDPAGSRLELPVREHTGRTGRTGEDEITFEEPEQAEPLGVSIPVTLDEQRPERLVIRDVAKGEWRLETAPHRDGKRVHPDGLEFTEEALETYTIQEDDPLSAHTRSDWTIRLHRPELAWDVRIETRSEITCDAADFITSDEVVCRHGGEVVFHRTWERRIPRMVG, from the coding sequence ATGCGCATCCGCACCGATTTCCCGTACGAGAGTGTCCACGAGGACATCCGTATCCCTCTTCCGAACGGCACGAGGCTGTACGCGCGCATCTGGCGGCCGCTCACCGACGAGCCGGTACCGGCCCTCCTCGAATACGCGCCCGATCGGCTGAGCGACGGGACCGCGCCGCGCGACTGGCAGCGTCACCCCTGGTACGCGGGGCACGGCTATGCCTCCGTACGGGTCGATGTCCGCGGACACGGCAACAGCGAGGGCCTGCCGGGCGACGCGTACGACGCCACCGAATCGGCCGACGGGGTCGAGGTGGTCAATTGGCTGGCCCGGCAGTCCTGGTGCACCGGCCGGGTCGGCATGTTCGGGATCTCCTGGGGCGGCAGCAGCGCGCTCCGGATCGCGGCCCTCGCGCCCGAGCCGCTGAAGGCGGTCGTCACCGTCTGCTCGACCGACGACCGTTACGACAACGACGGGCACTACATGGGCGGTGCCGTGCTCGCCGCCGGCCTGCACGCACGGGCCGCCGCGCTGCTCGCCCGGACGGCGCGGCCGCCCGACCCGCTCTTCGTCGGCGAGGCATGGCGCGAGATGTGGCTGACGCGGCTGGAGGCCGTCGGCCCCTTCATCCCCACCTGGCTGGGCCACCAGCTCCGCGACGACTACTGGAAGCAGGGCAGCGTCCGCGAGGAGTACGCGGCCATCGAGGCGGCGGTGCTGGCGGTGGGCGGCTGGCACGACCCGTACCGGGACACCGTGCTGCGGCTCGTCGAGCACCTTCCGCCCGATCGGGTGCGGGGGCTGATCGGCCCCTGGTCGCACCAGTACCCGGACCGGGGGCTGTCGCCGGGCCCGACGATCGGCTTTCTGCAGGAGACCCTGCGCTGGTGGGACCACCATCTCAAGCCCGTCACCGCATCCGACAGCACATCCCACGCCACATCCGACACCGCATCCGGCAGCACATCCGACAGCACATCCGGCGCGGGCGACGTCATGGCCGAGCCCCTGCTGCGCTCCTGGATCAGCGAGTCGCATCCCCCCGCGACCTGCTACGCCGAGCTGCCGGGGCGCTGGGTCGGCGACACCGCCTGGCCCTCGCCGCACGTCACCCTCGTCCCGTACGCGCTCCTGGGCGCGCCGGTGATCGTCGACTCGCCCCAGCACGCCGGACTGGACGCCGGGAGCTGCTCCCCCGTCGGGAACGACGCGGACCTGCCGCCGGACCAGCGCGACGAGGACGCCCTCTCGGCCTGTTTCGACTTCCCGGTCGCGGTCGATCCGATCGAGATCCTGGGCCGCCCCCGGGTGACGCTGCGGCTGCGCATGGACGTGCCGTACGGGCAGGCGGTCGCCCGGGTCTGCGACGTCGCTCCGGACGGCTCCTCCACCCTGGTCACCCGCGGCGTCCTCGGCCTGTCCGCCCGCCACGGGCGCAAACGCGCCGACGCCTGGCCGCTCGGCGCGACGGAGGAGGTGACCTTCGAACTGAACGGCATCGGCCACACCTTCCCGCCGGGCCACCGCATCCGGCTCGCCGTCTCCTCCGCGTACTGGCCGTGGATCTGGCCGCAGGCCGGCTCGGCGGGCTTCACCCTGGACCCGGCGGGCTCCCGCCTCGAACTCCCCGTACGCGAACACACCGGCCGCACCGGCCGCACCGGCGAGGACGAGATCACCTTCGAGGAGCCGGAGCAGGCGGAGCCGCTCGGCGTCAGCATCCCCGTCACGCTCGACGAGCAGCGCCCGGAACGGCTGGTGATCCGGGACGTCGCGAAGGGCGAATGGCGGCTGGAGACCGCCCCCCACCGCGACGGCAAGCGTGTCCACCCGGACGGCCTCGAGTTCACCGAGGAGGCCCTGGAGACGTACACGATCCAGGAGGACGACCCGCTTTCCGCGCATACCCGGTCCGACTGGACGATCCGGCTGCACCGGCCGGAGCTGGCATGGGACGTACGGATCGAGACCCGCTCCGAAATCACCTGCGACGCGGCCGACTTCATCACCTCCGACGAGGTGGTGTGCAGGCACGGCGGCGAGGTCGTCTTCCACCGCACGTGGGAGAGGCGCATCCCGAGGATGGTGGGCTGA
- a CDS encoding polyprenyl synthetase family protein, which produces MTVVGPFGLSVRDQALEADVQTGLAAVEAGLLDATKSEVPFITEAAQHLVRAGGKRFRPLLVMLASQFGDPYAPGVVPSAVVVELTHLATLYHDDVMDEAEVRRGVDSANARWGNSVAVLTGDFLFARASHILADLGPEAVRIQAEAFERLVTGQILETAGPRDGRDPVEHYLDVIGGKTGSLIAVSGRFGAMMSGAEEGVVDILTQYGERLGVAFQLADDVLDIASDSHESGKTPGTDLREGIPTLPVLRLRAQAAEHGRPEDLALVELLDGDLTDDARHAEALRLLRTHPALEQARRDTVRYAQEARAMLAPLPECYAKAALEELCDAVVHRAG; this is translated from the coding sequence GTGACCGTCGTCGGGCCGTTCGGGCTGAGCGTGCGGGACCAGGCTCTTGAGGCCGATGTCCAGACCGGATTGGCGGCTGTCGAGGCGGGACTCCTCGATGCCACCAAGAGCGAGGTGCCCTTCATTACGGAGGCGGCACAGCATCTTGTACGCGCCGGGGGCAAGCGCTTCCGGCCGCTGCTGGTAATGCTCGCCTCCCAGTTCGGTGACCCGTATGCGCCGGGTGTCGTGCCCTCGGCCGTGGTTGTCGAGCTCACCCATCTCGCGACGCTGTACCACGACGATGTGATGGACGAGGCCGAGGTGCGGCGCGGCGTGGACAGCGCCAACGCCCGCTGGGGCAACTCCGTCGCCGTGCTGACGGGTGACTTCCTGTTCGCCCGGGCCTCGCACATACTGGCCGACCTCGGTCCGGAGGCCGTACGCATCCAGGCGGAGGCGTTCGAGCGGCTGGTCACCGGTCAGATTCTGGAGACGGCGGGGCCGCGTGACGGCCGTGACCCGGTCGAGCACTACCTCGATGTCATCGGCGGCAAGACGGGCTCGCTGATCGCGGTCTCGGGGCGGTTCGGCGCGATGATGTCGGGCGCGGAGGAGGGTGTCGTGGACATCCTCACCCAGTACGGGGAGCGGCTCGGCGTGGCCTTCCAGCTCGCCGACGACGTCCTCGACATCGCCAGCGACTCGCACGAGTCGGGCAAGACGCCCGGTACGGATCTGCGTGAGGGCATCCCGACGCTGCCGGTGCTGCGGCTGCGCGCGCAGGCGGCGGAGCACGGCCGGCCGGAGGATCTGGCGCTCGTCGAGCTGCTGGACGGGGATCTGACGGACGACGCCCGGCACGCGGAGGCGCTGCGGCTGCTGCGTACGCATCCGGCGCTGGAGCAGGCCAGGCGGGACACCGTGCGGTACGCGCAGGAGGCGCGGGCGATGCTCGCTCCGCTGCCCGAGTGCTATGCGAAGGCCGCCCTGGAGGAGCTCTGCGACGCGGTGGTCCACCGCGCGGGCTGA